A DNA window from Alligator mississippiensis isolate rAllMis1 chromosome 11, rAllMis1, whole genome shotgun sequence contains the following coding sequences:
- the LOC109286068 gene encoding olfactory receptor 14A16-like — MSNCTAVTEFLLLGFSNALELQILHLATFLIIYLAALIGNLLVIMLIAFDSHLHTPMYFFLLNLSILDIGSISVIVPKSMANSILNTRLISYSRCITQAFFFLFFLTADLAILTIMAYDRYIAICKPLHYATVMNRRACLQMAAMAWSTTVLYSALHTGNTFRLPFCHSNIINQFFCEVPQLLRISGSEVFTSEIQIIIFGTCLCVGCILFIFVSYIKIFTTVLRIPSEQGWQKAVSTCLPHLIVVSLLGSTGLIAYVKPTSGSPSALDLMVSVLYSMIPPMMNPVIYSMRNKDIKAALWKLIRWKWFIPKKMSVILQ; from the coding sequence atgTCCAATTGCACCGCGGTGACTGAGTTCCTACTCCTGGGGTTCTCCAATGCCCTGGAATTGCAGATCTtacacttggccacttttctaataatatacctggcagccctgattggcaatctccttgttatcatgcTCATAGCctttgacagccacctccacaccccaatGTACTTCTTtctcctcaatctgtccatccttgacatcggatccatctctgtcattgtccccaaatccatggccaattccataCTGAACACTAGGCTGATTTCATATTCTAGATGCATCACCCaagcttttttcttcctcttcttccttacAGCAGACCTtgccatcctcaccatcatggcttatgaccgatacatcgccatctgtaaaccactgcactatgcaacagtgatgaacaggagagcttgtctgcaaatggcagccaTGGCCTGGAGCACTACTGttctgtactctgccctgcacacagggaacacctttaggctgcccttctgccactcaaacatcatcaaccagttcttctgtgaagtcccccagctccttaggatctctggctcagaggtgtttactagtgaaattcagattatcATATTTGGAACATGTTTATGTGTTGGTTGCattttgtttatatttgtgtcttatattaagatattcactactgtactgagaatcccctctgagcagggctggcaaAAAGCTgtttccacctgtcttccccacctcattgttgtctcCTTGCTTGGTAGCACTGGCCTGATTGCCTAtgtgaagcccacatctgggtccccatcagctctggacctcatggtgtctgttctctattctatgatcccaccaatgatgaatccggtcatctacagcatgagaaacaaggacatcaaagcagcactGTGGAAACTGATTAGATGGAAGTGGTTTATTCCAAAGAAAATGtcagttattctccagtga